One window of the Saccopteryx leptura isolate mSacLep1 chromosome 9, mSacLep1_pri_phased_curated, whole genome shotgun sequence genome contains the following:
- the CHST3 gene encoding carbohydrate sulfotransferase 3 isoform X1, giving the protein MEKGLALPQDCRDFLHSLRMRSKYALFLAFVVVVFVFIEKENKIISRVSDKLKQIPQSLVDANSTDPALVLAENASLLSLSELDSAFTQLQSRLRNVSLQLGLQPAGEAGARGEVPPPRPARARPRRHVLLMATTRTGSSFVGEFFNQQGNIFYLFEPLWHIERTVSFEPGGANAAGSALVYRDVLKQLFLCDLPVLEPFISPPPEEHLTQFLFRRGSSRSLCEDPVCTPFVKKVFEKYHCKSRRCGPLNVTLAAEACRRKEHMALKAVRIRQLEFLRPLAEDPRLDLRVIQLVRDPRAVLASRMVAFAGKYETWKKWLAEGQDRLREDEVQRLRGNCESIRLSAELGLRRPAWLRGRYMLVRYEDVARRPLDKAREMYRFAGIPLTPQVEDWIQKNTQGSRDSSGIYSTQKNSSEQFEKWRFSMPFKLAQVVQAACGPTMRLFGYKLARDAASLTNRSVSLLEERGTFWVT; this is encoded by the exons ATGGAGAAAGGACTTGCTTTGCCCCAGGACTGCCGGGACTTTCTGCACAGTCTGAGGATGAGGAGCAAATATGCCCTTTTCCTGGCTTTTGTGGTggttgtttttgtctttattgaaaaggaaaataaaattatatcaag GGTCTCAGACAAGCTGAAGCAGATCCCCCAGTCCCTGGTAGATGCCAACAGCACCGACCCAGCCCTGGTCTTGGCGGAGAACGCGTCCCTCTTGTCCCTGAGCGAGCTGGACTCGGCCTTCACGCAGCTGCAGAGCCGCCTGCGAAACGtcagcctgcagctgggcctgcAGCCCGCGGGGGAGGCGGGGGCCCGGGGGGAGGTGCCGCCGCCCCGCCCGGCCCGGGCCCGCCCCCGGCGCCACGTGCTCCTGATGGCCACCACGCGCACCGGCTCCTCCTTCGTCGGGGAGTTCTTCAACCAGCAGGGCAACATCTTCTACCTCTTCGAGCCGCTGTGGCACATCGAGCGCACGGTGTCCTTCGAGCCGGGGGGCGCCAACGCGGCCGGCTCGGCCCTGGTCTACCGCGACGTGCTGAAGCAGCTCTTCCTGTGCGACCTGCCCGTGCTGGAGCCCTTCATCAGCCCGCCGCCCGAGGAGCACCTGACCCAGTTCCTGTTCCGCCGCGGCTCCAGCCGCTCGCTCTGCGAGGACCCGGTGTGCACGCCCTTCGTCAAGAAGGTCTTCGAGAAGTACCACTGCAAGAGCCGCCGCTGCGGCCCGCTCAACGTGACGCTGGCCGCCGAGGCCTGCCGCCGCAAGGAGCACATGGCGCTCAAGGCCGTCCGCATCCGGCAGCTCGAGTTCCTGCGGCCGCTGGCCGAGGACCCCCGGCTGGACCTGCGCGTCATCCAGCTGGTGCGCGACCCCCGGGCCGTGCTGGCGTCCCGCATGGTGGCCTTCGCCGGCAAGTACGAAACCTGGAAGAAGTGGCTGGCCGAGGGCCAGGACCGGCTGAGGGAGGACGAGGTGCAGCGGCTGCGGGGCAACTGCGAGAGCATCCGCCTGTCGGCCGAGCTGGGCCTGCGGCGGCCGGCCTGGCTGCGCGGCCGCTACATGCTGGTGCGCTACGAGGACGTGGCCCGCCGGCCCCTGGACAAGGCGCGGGAGATGTACCGCTTCGCCGGCATCCCCCTGACCCCGCAGGTGGAGGACTGGATCCAGAAGAACACGCAGGGCTCCCGGGACAGCAGCGGCATCTACTCCACGCAGAAGAACTCCTCGGAGCAGTTCGAGAAGTGGCGCTTCAGCATGCCCTTCAAGCTGGCGCAGGTGGTGCAGGCCGCCTGCGGCCCCACCATGCGCCTCTTCGGCTACAAGCTGGCGCGGGATGCCGCCTCCCTCACCAACCGCTCCGTCAGCCTGCTGGAGGAGCGCGGCACCTTCTGGGTCACGTAG
- the CHST3 gene encoding carbohydrate sulfotransferase 3 isoform X2 produces MLPAPDPSRGESDPPPPEEAWRLGVSDKLKQIPQSLVDANSTDPALVLAENASLLSLSELDSAFTQLQSRLRNVSLQLGLQPAGEAGARGEVPPPRPARARPRRHVLLMATTRTGSSFVGEFFNQQGNIFYLFEPLWHIERTVSFEPGGANAAGSALVYRDVLKQLFLCDLPVLEPFISPPPEEHLTQFLFRRGSSRSLCEDPVCTPFVKKVFEKYHCKSRRCGPLNVTLAAEACRRKEHMALKAVRIRQLEFLRPLAEDPRLDLRVIQLVRDPRAVLASRMVAFAGKYETWKKWLAEGQDRLREDEVQRLRGNCESIRLSAELGLRRPAWLRGRYMLVRYEDVARRPLDKAREMYRFAGIPLTPQVEDWIQKNTQGSRDSSGIYSTQKNSSEQFEKWRFSMPFKLAQVVQAACGPTMRLFGYKLARDAASLTNRSVSLLEERGTFWVT; encoded by the coding sequence GGTCTCAGACAAGCTGAAGCAGATCCCCCAGTCCCTGGTAGATGCCAACAGCACCGACCCAGCCCTGGTCTTGGCGGAGAACGCGTCCCTCTTGTCCCTGAGCGAGCTGGACTCGGCCTTCACGCAGCTGCAGAGCCGCCTGCGAAACGtcagcctgcagctgggcctgcAGCCCGCGGGGGAGGCGGGGGCCCGGGGGGAGGTGCCGCCGCCCCGCCCGGCCCGGGCCCGCCCCCGGCGCCACGTGCTCCTGATGGCCACCACGCGCACCGGCTCCTCCTTCGTCGGGGAGTTCTTCAACCAGCAGGGCAACATCTTCTACCTCTTCGAGCCGCTGTGGCACATCGAGCGCACGGTGTCCTTCGAGCCGGGGGGCGCCAACGCGGCCGGCTCGGCCCTGGTCTACCGCGACGTGCTGAAGCAGCTCTTCCTGTGCGACCTGCCCGTGCTGGAGCCCTTCATCAGCCCGCCGCCCGAGGAGCACCTGACCCAGTTCCTGTTCCGCCGCGGCTCCAGCCGCTCGCTCTGCGAGGACCCGGTGTGCACGCCCTTCGTCAAGAAGGTCTTCGAGAAGTACCACTGCAAGAGCCGCCGCTGCGGCCCGCTCAACGTGACGCTGGCCGCCGAGGCCTGCCGCCGCAAGGAGCACATGGCGCTCAAGGCCGTCCGCATCCGGCAGCTCGAGTTCCTGCGGCCGCTGGCCGAGGACCCCCGGCTGGACCTGCGCGTCATCCAGCTGGTGCGCGACCCCCGGGCCGTGCTGGCGTCCCGCATGGTGGCCTTCGCCGGCAAGTACGAAACCTGGAAGAAGTGGCTGGCCGAGGGCCAGGACCGGCTGAGGGAGGACGAGGTGCAGCGGCTGCGGGGCAACTGCGAGAGCATCCGCCTGTCGGCCGAGCTGGGCCTGCGGCGGCCGGCCTGGCTGCGCGGCCGCTACATGCTGGTGCGCTACGAGGACGTGGCCCGCCGGCCCCTGGACAAGGCGCGGGAGATGTACCGCTTCGCCGGCATCCCCCTGACCCCGCAGGTGGAGGACTGGATCCAGAAGAACACGCAGGGCTCCCGGGACAGCAGCGGCATCTACTCCACGCAGAAGAACTCCTCGGAGCAGTTCGAGAAGTGGCGCTTCAGCATGCCCTTCAAGCTGGCGCAGGTGGTGCAGGCCGCCTGCGGCCCCACCATGCGCCTCTTCGGCTACAAGCTGGCGCGGGATGCCGCCTCCCTCACCAACCGCTCCGTCAGCCTGCTGGAGGAGCGCGGCACCTTCTGGGTCACGTAG